The genomic region CACCGCAAACTCAGCCTAAATTGGCACACATCACTCAAGAGAACTCATAACTTGTTTACAGCGAACAGACAAATAGAATTTTGGCAGCAGTCAGGTCATTAAAGGTAAAAGCGTAGTTCGTTCCAGATTCTGGCGACCATTTAAGCTTTGCAACAGTACTGCCGTACTATAATCTGGTCACAATACACAAGAACAATACTAACAAAAAACTAGAGGTATCCGCCTGAATAAATACAGGTAGCAACAAATCGAACTTTTGCGCCACAGCCTTCTTAAATTTCAGTTTCTTCTAGAGGGAAAGTAAGGAGGAAGGAGCTATCTGAAGCCATACCAAGCAGGCTTGGTGTCCCAGACGGAGTCATACTCGAGGGACAGGTAGTTGAGGTACCCGTCCATGTCGTCCACCACGCCGTCCTCCCGGAAGAACTCCGCCCCGCCGTTCTTGCCCCCCTTCTCCCCGCTGCCACGCGCCACGCCGGCGAGCCGCCGCCGGCCCCCGCCCGCGGCGAGCTGGGGCCGCGGCCAGGGAGAAGCGGAGGGGCGCAGGGGAAGCGCGGCCGCGGGTCTGGGCGGGCGCGGCGAGGAGGCCAGGCCGCGGCCCGAGCAGGACGGCGGCGTGGACGGGAGCAGGCAGAGCGCGCCCATTTCTTGGCTTCCGCTCACGTTTCGCTTCCAGCTTCTCCGGCTATCGTTTCGCTTCCTTCGCAATTAAAAAAAATGGATGATTTACCCCATTTTATAAAGGGTTAGATGATTTGCCTCAGGATTGTCTCAATGACCAGTGGCCCCGGCCCCACCCGGCAGCCTCTCCTGGGGGGCAAATTATCTAAGTGGGAAGTAAAGTGAGGCTGTACGGTGCGGCTGCGTCCAGCTTCTCCGGCTATCGTTTCGCTTCTTTCGCAATAAAAAAAATGATTTTTGAGGTGGGCTTCGCAGATCTAAACTTACAAGTGCTTGTTTGTACGGCCCCATTTCAAGCCCGGGACGGCCCAATAACCTTTCAGAAAATACAAGGGATCctgatttttctttctttctttttgcccttgttttgtttGTGATAGGTCA from Triticum aestivum cultivar Chinese Spring chromosome 4A, IWGSC CS RefSeq v2.1, whole genome shotgun sequence harbors:
- the LOC123087168 gene encoding uncharacterized protein, with product MGALCLLPSTPPSCSGRGLASSPRPPRPAAALPLRPSASPWPRPQLAAGGGRRRLAGVARGSGEKGGKNGGAEFFREDGVVDDMDGYLNYLSLEYDSVWDTKPAWCQPWTILLTGTVAVACSWVLIHSAVITGGVSFVICAWWYIFLYSYPKAYTNMISERRKKVASGAEDTYGMEKM